One window from the genome of Choloepus didactylus isolate mChoDid1 chromosome 2, mChoDid1.pri, whole genome shotgun sequence encodes:
- the LOC119513354 gene encoding 60S ribosomal protein L27a-like has product MGLLVQRTVMNNPGLEIKHFVILGLSCLLRIPRQACLNCHVCSFVSATYIPSRLRKTRKLRGHVSHGHGCIGKHQKHPGGQGNAGGMHHHRVNFAKYHPGYFGKVGMRHYHLKRNQNFCPTVNIDKLWTLVSEQTWVNAAKNKTGVAPIIDVVRSGCYKVLRKGKLPKQPVFMKARFFSRNVEEKIKGVGGACVLMA; this is encoded by the exons ATGGGCCTCTTGGTCCAACGGACTGTGATGAATAATCCTGGGTTAGAAATTAAACACTTTGTAATCCTTGGATTGTCCTGCTTGTTGAGGATCCCCAGGCAA GCATGCTTAAATTGTCATGTGTGCTCTTTCGTCTCGGCCACCTACATTCCTTCCAGATTGAGAAAGACTCGGAAACTCCGGGGCCATGTGAGCCATGGCCATGGCTGTATAGGCAAACACCAGAAGCATCCGGGAGGCCAGGGTAATGCTGGTGGCATGCATCACCACAGGGTCAACTTCGCCAAATATCACCCAGGTTACTTTGGGAAGGTTGGTATGAGACATTATCACTTGAAGAGGAACCAGAACTTCTGTCCAACTGTCAACATTGATAAATTGTGGACCTTAGTTAGTGAGCAGACATGGGTAAATGCTGCTAAAAACAAGACTGGAGTTGCTCCCATCATTGATGTGGTGCGATCGGGCTGCTACAAAGTTCTGAGGAAGGGGAAGCTCCCAAAGCAGCCTGTGTTCATGAAGGCCAGATTCTTCAGCAGGAATGTTGAAGAGAAGATCAAGGGTGTGGGGGGAGCCTGTGTCCTCATGGCTTGA